From a region of the Corallococcus coralloides DSM 2259 genome:
- a CDS encoding endonuclease/exonuclease/phosphatase family protein, whose amino-acid sequence MRTSPLFTALFVAGTLACASGPAVRPTLSSGTTPVAAAPARDPGALRVMTFNIQSGLKGLEQVAEVIRQEGPDVVALQEVDVGSTRARGEDQVERLSALTGLKYRAHFGTTRLYGGAYGIALLSRHPLQSLAQYPLPTPKGAEPRTLAHAVLDVDGREVSVYATHLIRRPFNGAARVRQSVFISQLLAKDTRPRLLMGDLNDDPDSRPVRLLRRQLQDVARVTRSDGTGTYPMPLFLPSLRIDYVMACGAFTPVSTRVLRVGVSDHYPVVADLRLVPPKAPVEAPVGAPVVVAPAGAAPAGSATAAAAP is encoded by the coding sequence ATGCGAACGAGCCCCCTCTTCACCGCCCTGTTCGTCGCGGGAACCCTGGCCTGTGCCTCGGGTCCCGCCGTGCGTCCCACCCTGTCCTCGGGCACCACCCCCGTCGCCGCCGCCCCCGCGCGCGACCCAGGCGCCCTGCGGGTGATGACCTTCAACATCCAGTCCGGTCTCAAGGGGCTGGAGCAGGTGGCGGAGGTCATCCGTCAGGAGGGCCCGGATGTCGTCGCGCTGCAGGAGGTGGACGTGGGCTCCACTCGCGCGCGCGGCGAGGACCAGGTGGAGCGGCTGTCCGCGCTCACCGGCCTGAAGTACCGCGCGCACTTCGGCACCACGCGGCTGTACGGCGGCGCGTACGGCATCGCGCTCCTGTCGCGTCATCCGCTTCAGTCCCTGGCGCAGTACCCGCTGCCCACTCCGAAGGGCGCGGAGCCGCGCACGCTGGCGCACGCGGTGCTGGACGTGGATGGGCGCGAGGTGAGCGTCTACGCCACGCACCTCATCCGCCGGCCCTTCAACGGCGCGGCGCGCGTGCGTCAGAGCGTCTTCATCTCGCAGTTGCTGGCGAAGGACACCCGGCCCCGGCTCCTGATGGGGGACTTGAACGACGACCCGGACTCGCGCCCGGTGCGCCTGCTGCGCCGCCAGCTCCAGGACGTGGCGCGCGTCACCCGCTCCGACGGGACGGGCACCTATCCGATGCCGCTGTTCCTGCCGTCGCTGCGCATTGACTACGTGATGGCGTGTGGCGCGTTCACGCCGGTGTCCACGCGCGTGCTGCGCGTGGGCGTGTCCGACCACTATCCCGTGGTGGCGGACCTGCGGCTTGTGCCCCCCAAAGCTCCGGTCGAAGCTCCGGTCGGTGCTCCGGTCGTCGTGGCTCCGGCCGGCGCCGCGCCCGCCGGCTCGGCCACGGCCGCCGCGGCGCCCTGA
- a CDS encoding MXAN_6652 family MXYO-CTERM-anchored protein, whose amino-acid sequence MRSILSSVGAVAVCLVAGSAFANSTGINGRSGKQSVSCTASGCHGGGSSAPTVTLEGPTALTAGQTGQYSLIISGGPGAKAGMNVAADGATLTAGSGTKLMSGELTHTLPKTFTDGSARFDFSLVAPATNGTYKVYAAGNSVNGDSAATGDSHANATLDVVVTGGSDPAPIKEDEGGCSAATSGAPAVLIAVFAALAARRRRKA is encoded by the coding sequence ATGCGGTCCATTCTTTCGTCCGTGGGCGCGGTCGCGGTGTGCCTTGTCGCGGGTTCCGCGTTCGCCAACTCCACGGGCATCAACGGGCGCAGCGGCAAGCAGAGCGTGTCCTGCACCGCGTCCGGCTGCCACGGCGGCGGTTCGAGCGCCCCCACGGTGACGCTGGAAGGGCCCACGGCGCTGACGGCGGGCCAGACGGGGCAGTACTCGCTGATCATCAGCGGCGGTCCTGGCGCGAAGGCCGGCATGAACGTGGCCGCGGACGGCGCGACGCTGACCGCGGGCTCGGGCACGAAGCTGATGAGCGGCGAATTGACGCACACGCTGCCCAAGACCTTCACCGACGGCTCGGCGCGCTTCGACTTCTCGCTCGTGGCCCCGGCCACCAACGGCACCTACAAGGTGTACGCCGCCGGCAACTCCGTGAACGGCGACAGCGCCGCCACGGGTGACTCGCACGCCAACGCCACGCTGGATGTGGTCGTCACCGGCGGCAGCGACCCGGCGCCCATCAAGGAGGACGAGGGCGGCTGCTCCGCGGCCACCAGCGGCGCTCCGGCGGTGCTCATCGCGGTGTTCGCGGCGCTGGCCGCGCGCCGCCGCCGTAAGGCCTGA
- a CDS encoding MarR family winged helix-turn-helix transcriptional regulator: MQELMFSLGRRRSLRDPIASTCEQLQFTPPQVHALLWLGLDGSLTMGELARRLGVTEKTVTGVVDRLEREGHIVRERGETDRRIVRCRLTDKGKQTFAKLDRSMHRAMGVVMGMLDPDDRQALFRVLEKVLSKLDAPAPDTASGT; the protein is encoded by the coding sequence ATGCAGGAGTTGATGTTCTCGCTGGGCCGTCGCCGTTCCCTCCGTGACCCCATCGCCAGCACCTGCGAGCAGCTCCAGTTCACGCCGCCCCAGGTGCATGCCCTGCTGTGGCTGGGCCTGGACGGCTCGCTCACCATGGGCGAGCTGGCCCGGCGACTGGGCGTCACCGAAAAGACCGTCACGGGCGTCGTGGACCGCCTGGAGCGCGAAGGCCACATCGTCCGCGAACGCGGAGAGACCGACCGGCGCATCGTGCGCTGCCGCCTCACCGACAAGGGCAAGCAGACCTTCGCCAAGCTCGACCGCTCCATGCACCGCGCGATGGGCGTGGTGATGGGCATGCTCGACCCTGACGACCGCCAGGCCCTCTTCCGCGTCCTGGAGAAGGTGCTCAGCAAGCTGGACGCGCCCGCGCCGGACACCGCGTCGGGGACCTGA
- a CDS encoding DUF4336 domain-containing protein: protein MPTPPDTAPRQLTDDVHVFDAPFSLFGVPVGGRMTVLRLPDGGLWVHSPVAFTPERRAAVAALGPVRFLVAPNLFHHLHLPDWAAAFPDARVVAPKGLRAKQPALRIDLELEDLPDPAWAPVLDQMNVRGMPQLNEFLFFHRPSRTAIVTDLAFHYAHAEGLKLRAYLWLDGVLGRFAAPRFLRLFTKDPEAVRASLQRAMKWDVERVVVCHGQVLERGGQKALHDAFSRL, encoded by the coding sequence ATGCCCACGCCCCCTGACACCGCGCCCCGCCAGCTCACCGACGACGTCCACGTGTTCGACGCCCCCTTCTCCCTCTTCGGCGTCCCCGTGGGCGGCCGGATGACGGTCCTCCGCCTGCCGGACGGCGGGCTGTGGGTGCACTCGCCCGTCGCCTTCACGCCGGAGCGGAGAGCCGCCGTGGCGGCCCTGGGGCCGGTGCGCTTCCTCGTGGCCCCCAACCTCTTCCACCACCTGCACCTGCCGGACTGGGCCGCGGCCTTCCCCGACGCCCGCGTGGTGGCGCCCAAGGGGCTGCGCGCGAAGCAGCCGGCGCTGCGAATCGACCTGGAGCTGGAGGACCTGCCGGACCCCGCCTGGGCCCCGGTGCTGGACCAGATGAACGTGCGCGGCATGCCCCAGCTCAACGAGTTCCTCTTCTTCCACCGCCCGTCCCGCACCGCCATCGTCACCGACCTGGCCTTCCACTACGCGCACGCGGAAGGCCTGAAGCTGCGCGCGTACCTGTGGCTGGACGGCGTCCTGGGCCGGTTCGCCGCCCCGCGCTTCCTGCGCCTGTTCACCAAGGACCCGGAGGCCGTGCGCGCTTCCCTCCAGCGTGCGATGAAGTGGGACGTGGAGCGCGTCGTCGTCTGCCACGGCCAGGTGCTGGAGCGCGGCGGCCAGAAGGCCCTCCACGACGCCTTCTCCCGGCTGTAG
- a CDS encoding YdcF family protein: MLLCAGVLTGGVFGLAFWVDRFGRRERVTDADALVVLGARVLPGGVPSGALAARMEQAVALYRRGVAPWLVLSGGVGAHPPSEARVMRELAVAAGVPASACVLEEESHSTEANARFSARVLRERGARRVVVVSDPYHLLRARQCFRREGLEVATSPAPIEGRMGAWDRAYWTVREAFALLLHPRLLWARAPGGR; encoded by the coding sequence GTGCTTCTGTGCGCGGGCGTGCTCACGGGCGGCGTGTTCGGGCTGGCCTTCTGGGTGGACCGCTTTGGCCGGCGCGAGCGCGTGACGGACGCGGACGCGCTGGTGGTGCTGGGCGCGCGGGTGCTGCCGGGCGGTGTGCCGTCTGGCGCGCTGGCGGCGCGCATGGAGCAGGCGGTGGCGCTGTACCGCCGGGGCGTGGCGCCGTGGCTGGTGTTGTCCGGAGGCGTGGGCGCCCATCCGCCGTCCGAGGCGCGCGTGATGCGCGAGCTGGCGGTGGCGGCGGGCGTGCCCGCGTCCGCGTGCGTGCTGGAGGAGGAAAGCCACTCCACGGAAGCCAACGCGCGGTTCAGCGCGCGCGTGCTGCGCGAGCGGGGGGCGCGCCGGGTGGTGGTGGTCTCCGACCCGTATCACCTGCTGCGCGCGAGGCAGTGCTTCCGGCGCGAGGGGCTGGAGGTGGCCACGAGCCCCGCCCCCATCGAAGGGCGGATGGGCGCGTGGGACCGGGCCTACTGGACGGTGCGGGAGGCGTTCGCGCTGCTCCTGCACCCGCGCCTCTTGTGGGCGCGGGCACCGGGCGGGCGCTGA